A region of Ochotona princeps isolate mOchPri1 chromosome 2, mOchPri1.hap1, whole genome shotgun sequence DNA encodes the following proteins:
- the TEX46 gene encoding testis-expressed protein 46: protein MLGELLFLFRSLRGVLASSGILGALVVWLMNYKPILFGFLFLLLLLSNWLLKYEPRSTPSGPQKEEAEKTNTAEANCTNTTINPKELERMQACFALQDKLLERLLFSEMKLKVLENQMFIIWNKMNPCRGSSRHRQFSSRRRRRHGSTLSTISDCTSISLA from the exons ATGCTGGGGGAGCTGCTCTTTCTCTTTAGGAGTCTCCGTGGGGTCCTGGCCTCCTCCGGCATCCTGGGAGCTCTGGTGGTTTGGCTCATGAACTATAAGCCAATCTTGTTTGGGTTCCTATTCCTGCTGCTGTTACTAAGCAACTGGCTTCTCAAGTATGAACCCAGGTCCACACCCTCAGGGCCCCAGAAG gaggaggcagagaaaaCAAATACTGCAGAAGCCAACTGCACCAACACCACCATAAACCCCAAAGAACTTGAGAGAATGCAGGCCTGCTTTGCCCTCCAGGACAAGCTCCTTGAACGGCTTCTCTTCAGCGAGATGAAGTTGAAGGTTTTAGAAAACCAGATGTTCATCATATGGAATAAAATGAACCCCTGCAGAGGATCGAGCAGGCACCGGCAGTTCTCCAGCCGACGCAGGAGGAGGCACGGCTCGACTCTTTCCACTATCTCTGATTGTACCTCCATTTCTCTCGCCTAA